Proteins found in one Alicyclobacillus cycloheptanicus genomic segment:
- a CDS encoding YbaB/EbfC family nucleoid-associated protein, producing the protein MKNMNQLMKQAKKLQEDIARAQEALKDRIVEGSAGGGAVKIAMNGHREVTAVTIDPDVVDKDDVETLQDLVLAAISDALSQVEELTASELGKYTRGLNMPGLF; encoded by the coding sequence ATGAAAAATATGAACCAGTTGATGAAGCAGGCGAAGAAGCTGCAAGAGGACATCGCCAGGGCGCAGGAAGCGCTGAAGGACCGCATCGTGGAAGGCAGCGCGGGCGGCGGCGCGGTGAAAATCGCCATGAATGGGCATCGTGAAGTGACGGCTGTCACCATCGATCCCGATGTGGTCGACAAAGACGACGTGGAGACGCTGCAGGATTTGGTGCTCGCCGCGATTTCGGACGCCTTGAGCCAAGTCGAGGAACTGACGGCCAGTGAACTCGGCAAGTATACGCGCGGCCTGAACATGCCTGGGCTGTTTTAG
- the dnaX gene encoding DNA polymerase III subunit gamma/tau: MGQPHVKQTLTNAIRYNQVAHAYLFCGPRGTGKTSAAKVLAKAVNCQAREDADPCNQCEACLSITAGSNVDVEEIDAASNRGVDEIRQLRDKVQYAPTSLSHKVYIIDEVHMLTTEAFNALLKTLEEPPQHAMFVLATTEPHKIPGTIVSRCQRFDFRRIPPESIVERLQLVCRTEQWEADDEALWKIAQAADGGLRDALGLLEQTASYANGNITPASAAHVVGGVDTGALLMLVEALAGGDLPQVMGYITEWYVGGKDAARIVQDLLQVLRDLFIVKLTLERGGTLPPSLAREAYQTTARLCDSAWLVDAVRKLGETYTHLRYVDQPRLALEAALLAMTPVAPAVRDADDAAPMHRAAPPASVQPAAAQPSSAAQPPARPSRAKPVNAARKWEVLRDLSSRADAQTKDQVQAVWDQVLNEVRASRIQTHAWLINGQLMLATADEIVLAFSSPIHRNAVMKPVERALIEGALSNALGRPMRILALTQADWEEFQERQSGSASDQHQNIDLVERVIQVFGPERVEIRDGE, encoded by the coding sequence GTGGGACAGCCCCACGTGAAGCAAACACTGACCAACGCGATTCGGTATAACCAGGTGGCGCACGCTTACCTGTTTTGTGGTCCGCGCGGCACTGGAAAGACCAGTGCGGCGAAAGTGCTCGCCAAGGCGGTCAACTGCCAGGCGCGGGAGGACGCTGATCCGTGCAATCAGTGCGAAGCGTGCCTCAGTATTACCGCTGGCAGCAACGTGGACGTGGAGGAGATTGACGCGGCTTCCAACCGCGGCGTCGACGAGATCCGCCAACTCCGCGACAAAGTGCAGTACGCACCGACGAGTCTGTCCCACAAGGTGTACATCATCGACGAAGTTCACATGCTGACGACAGAGGCCTTCAATGCACTGTTGAAGACGCTGGAGGAACCGCCGCAGCACGCGATGTTCGTGCTGGCGACGACTGAACCGCACAAAATCCCTGGCACCATCGTGTCCCGGTGCCAGCGGTTCGATTTCCGGCGCATCCCGCCCGAGTCCATCGTCGAGCGTCTGCAGCTGGTGTGCCGCACTGAGCAATGGGAGGCCGATGACGAGGCCCTGTGGAAAATCGCCCAGGCGGCGGATGGCGGACTCCGGGACGCGCTGGGGCTGCTGGAGCAGACCGCGTCTTATGCAAACGGGAACATCACGCCGGCGTCAGCTGCCCACGTGGTAGGCGGCGTCGACACGGGCGCGCTGCTGATGCTGGTGGAGGCGCTGGCCGGAGGCGACCTGCCGCAGGTGATGGGGTATATCACGGAGTGGTATGTCGGCGGCAAGGACGCGGCGCGGATTGTCCAGGACTTGTTGCAAGTGCTGCGGGATTTGTTTATCGTCAAGTTGACCCTCGAGCGGGGCGGCACGCTGCCGCCGAGTCTGGCGCGCGAAGCCTACCAGACGACGGCACGCCTCTGCGACAGTGCCTGGCTGGTGGATGCAGTCCGCAAGCTGGGGGAGACGTATACCCATTTGCGTTACGTGGATCAGCCGCGCCTGGCTTTGGAAGCCGCGCTTTTGGCGATGACGCCCGTTGCGCCAGCCGTTCGTGATGCGGACGATGCCGCACCGATGCATCGCGCTGCACCGCCGGCTTCTGTGCAGCCGGCCGCGGCCCAGCCGAGTTCCGCAGCCCAGCCACCTGCGCGGCCGTCACGGGCGAAGCCGGTGAACGCGGCGCGTAAGTGGGAAGTGCTGCGCGACTTGTCGAGCCGGGCGGATGCGCAAACCAAAGACCAGGTGCAGGCCGTGTGGGACCAGGTTTTGAACGAGGTGCGCGCGTCGCGTATTCAAACGCACGCCTGGCTCATCAACGGACAGTTGATGCTGGCGACGGCGGACGAGATCGTCCTCGCCTTTTCCAGTCCGATTCACCGGAACGCGGTGATGAAACCGGTGGAGCGGGCCTTGATTGAGGGGGCGCTGTCGAATGCCTTGGGCCGACCAATGCGCATTCTCGCATTGACGCAGGCGGACTGGGAGGAATTCCAGGAACGACAATCCGGGTCGGCATCGGACCAGCATCAAAACATCGACCTGGTCGAACGGGTGATTCAGGTGTTTGGTCCCGAGCGGGTCGAGATTCGAGACGGAGAGTGA
- the recR gene encoding recombination mediator RecR, whose protein sequence is MWGYPEPISRLIEQFMKLPGIGPKTAARLAFHVMTMPSEDVRQFAAALSDVKTKLSECTICCNITEQSPCSICSDPTRDTSVLCVVQDAKDVMAMERTHEFRGKYHVLHGAISPLEGMGPNDIRIRELVHRLGDDTVKEVILATNPNVEGEATAMYIARLLKPFNVTVTRIAHGLPMGGDLEYADEVTLAKALEGRRAL, encoded by the coding sequence ATGTGGGGCTATCCGGAGCCGATTAGTCGGCTGATTGAACAATTTATGAAGCTGCCCGGCATTGGCCCCAAGACAGCGGCTCGATTGGCGTTCCACGTCATGACGATGCCGTCGGAAGATGTTCGGCAGTTCGCAGCGGCCCTGTCGGACGTCAAAACGAAGTTGTCCGAATGCACCATTTGCTGCAACATCACCGAGCAAAGCCCGTGTTCGATTTGCAGCGACCCGACCCGGGACACGTCGGTCCTGTGCGTGGTCCAGGATGCCAAGGACGTCATGGCGATGGAACGCACGCATGAGTTTCGCGGCAAGTACCACGTCCTGCACGGTGCCATCTCACCTCTGGAAGGGATGGGCCCGAACGACATTCGCATCCGGGAGCTCGTCCACCGGCTCGGGGACGACACGGTCAAGGAAGTCATCCTCGCCACCAACCCGAACGTCGAAGGGGAGGCCACCGCGATGTACATCGCGCGGCTGCTCAAGCCCTTCAATGTCACCGTGACGCGCATTGCCCACGGCCTGCCGATGGGCGGCGACCTCGAATATGCGGACGAAGTGACGCTCGCAAAAGCGCTGGAGGGCCGCCGCGCGCTGTGA